One genomic region from Drosophila subpulchrella strain 33 F10 #4 breed RU33 chromosome 2R, RU_Dsub_v1.1 Primary Assembly, whole genome shotgun sequence encodes:
- the LOC119551744 gene encoding serine/threonine-protein kinase N isoform X7: MSRLVKRIRSMINPNSQRDREDSTSISTSEGGSASRKCHSLPRRYSKRSTARRSNSGLWNRLVTNVFGPEDADDFNNDGDSVGGSIFYTDSVNGSNYVISGEGEYIKHPVLYELSHKYGFTENLPESCMSIRLEEIKEAIRREIRKELKIKEGAEKLREVAKDRRSLSDVAVLVKKSKSKLAELKSELQELESQILLTSANTAVNSNGQESITACIDPNGGFVVSGAVGGLGGGNTALDGGAPATANDKVLASLEKQLQIEMKVKTGAENMIQSLGIGCDKKLLAEAHQMLADSKAKIEFLRLRIIKVKQNREQADRLKASRQMMDEHGQTIGGTNSSQPASLETTLEERIEELRHRLRIEAAVVDGAKNVIRTLQTANRAPDKKALQEAHGRLSESSRKLDLLRYSLELRRQELPVDSPAAQLLKTELQIVQQSTSPAPVTYTSLQTGQGGLLGGKPYQSVSSLGRCASVTGKLEVRLLGCQDLLEDVPGRSRRDKDNNSSPGDLRSFVKGVTSRSSSKSYSVKDETSIEIMATIKLDNITVGQTSWKPCSQQAWDQRFSIDLDRSRELEIGVYWRDWRSLCAVKVLRLEEFIDDVRHGMALQLEPQGLLFAEVKFLNPMISQKPKLRRQRMIFNRQQAKNISRAKQMNINVATWGRLLKRNAPNHVHMGSVGSGSSITGASPMVVSGSRDSESPISRTPSSDALVEPEPYTPGEQAQNLEFDPDAGIHEHVETPGEYPDPAASGLSGMRPLSMHMQGISVLPPDSPPVAAGATGRPNTLSLQMPGVSKGQSIQGGRTAAPTTAPPPPPVLKSASTTPILDQELQQQQQQPQPQPLPAQNPEPPSAVEQQLHRPVLILPPVVLLGGREEERSVPPSPLVEYPEDDDEYLFRGSSDNMGSRLHSTHSSSAGDRFCVEARISLVHITLEPINASRTTSCLIEEVAEPDSQPEIKPVAQSKKVSEACAESILLETVEKLETEDQVQQVTQVIPQLGKLYVGGSQQQQYVQQSSPIIQEPPTPTIYGNSAAAGAPQFPQPAQRQEKQPAQQQQQQQQPIYANHNSNQQQQQQQRRNVARGLQYRESGGIEAGRAGKQPPNAGMLSMDNFRLLSVLGRGHFGKVILSQLRSNNQYYAIKALKKGDIIARDEVESLLSEKRIFEVANAMRHPFLVNLYSCFQTEQHVCFVMEYAAGGDLMMHIHTDVFLEPRAVFYAACVVLGLQYLHENKIIYRDLKLDNLLLDTDGYVKIADFGLCKEGMGFGDRTGTFCGTPEFLAPEVLTETSYTRAVDWWGLGVLIFEMLVGESPFPGDDEEEVFDSIVNDEVRYPRFLSLEAIAVMRRLLRKNPERRLGSSERDAEDVKKQAFFRSIVWDDLLLRKVKPPFVPTINHLEDVSNFDEEFTSEKAQLTPPKEPRHLSEEEQVLFQDFSYTAEWC; encoded by the exons ATGTCCAGGCTGGTGAAGAGAATCCGCAGCATGATCAATCCAAACAGCCAGCGGGATCGGGAAGACTCCACCTCGATATCCACTTCGGAGGGCGGGAGTGCGAGTAGGAAGTGCCATTCCCTGCCGCGCCGGTACAGTAAACGCTCGACGGCGCGACGATCGAACAGTGGTCTGTGGAACAGACTGGTCACAAATGTCTTTGGTCCTGAAGATGCCGATGATTTTAACAACGATGGTGACAGTGTTGGTGGTTCCATATTCTACACCGATTCGGTTAATGGTTCCAACTATGTGATATCTGGAGAA GGCGAATACATAAAGCATCCCGTTCTGTACGAACTCAGTCACAAATATGGTTTCACAGAGAATTTGCCCGAAAGCTGTATGTCCATACGGCTGGAGGAGATCAAGGAGGCCATTCGGCGGGAGATCCGCAAGGAGCTGAAGATCAAGGAGGGCGCCGAGAAGCTGCGCGAGGTGGCCAAGGACCGGCGGTCCCTCAGCGATGTGGCCGTTCTTGTGAAGAAGAGCAAAAGCAAACTGGCCGAGCTCAAGTCCGAGTTGCAGGAGCTCGAGAGTCAAATCCTCCTGACATCGGCCAACACCGCCGTGAATAGCAATGGACAAG AATCGATAACTGCATGCATCGATCCCAATGGCGGTTTCGTGGTCAGCGGAGCGGTTGGCGGCCTGGGCGGCGGAAACACGGCTCTCGATGGCGGCGCACCGGCCACCGCCAATGACAAAGTGCTCGCCTCGCTGGAGAAGCAACTGCAGATTGAGATGAAGGTGAAGACCGGGGCGGAGAACATGATCCAGTCGCTGGGCATTGGCTGCGACAAGAAGCTGCTGGCGGAAGCCCACCAGATGCTGGCCGATTCGAAGGCCAAGATTGAGTTTTTGCGCCTGCGCATCATCAAGGTGAAACAGAATCGCGAGCAGGCCGATCGCCTGAAGGCCTCCCGCCAGATGATGGACGAGCATGGACAGACGATCGGGGGCACCAACAGCAGTCAGCCAGCGAGCCTGGAGACGACGCTCGAGGAGCGGATCGAGGAGCTGCGTCATCGACTGCGGATCGAGGCAGCCGTCGTGGATGGGGCCAAAAATGTGATCCGCACGCTGCAGACGGCAAATCGGGCACCGGACAAGAAGGCGCTGCAAGAG GCCCATGGACGTTTGTCGGAGTCGTCGCGAAAATTAGATCTCTTGCGCTACTCCCTGGAGCTACGTCGCCAGGAGCTGCCCGTCGATTCGCCCGCCGCCCAGCTATTAAAAACGGAGCTGCAGATCGTCCAGCAATCGACATCCCCCGCTCCCGTCACCTACACGTCACTACAAACCGGCCAGGGAGGATTACTTGGTGGGAAGCCCTACCAGTCGGTGTCCTCGTTGGGACGCTGTGCCAGTGTCACCGGAAAACTAGAGGTTCGCCTACTGGGATGCCAAGATCTGCTAGAAGATGTGCCCGGCAGATCACGAAGGGACAAGGATAACAACTCCAGTCCGGGGGATTTAAGGAGCTTCGTCAAGGGGGTGACCTCGCGCAGCAGTTCGAAGAGCTATTCGGTTAAGGATGAGACCTCCATCGAGATCATGGCAACCATCAAGCTGGACAACATCACTGTGGGCCAGACATCGTGGAAGCCATGTTCGCAGCAGGCCTGGGATCAGCGCTTCTCCATCGATCTAGACCGCTCCCGTGAACTGGAGATTGGAGTTTACTGGCGTGACTGGCGGTCCCTGTGCGCCGTGAAGGTGCTGCGCCTGGAGGAGTTCATTGATGATGTACGACATGGCATGGCACTGCAGCTGGAGCCACAGGGACTACTCTTCGCGGAGGTGAAGTTCTTAAACCCAATGATTTCGCAGAAGCCAAAGCTGCGGCGCCAGCGAATGATCTTCAACAGGCAGCAGGCGAAGAACATCTCGCGGGCCAAGCAAATGAACATCAATGTGGCCACCTGGGGCCGTCTGCTCAAGCGAAATGCTCCAAATCATGTGCACATGGGATCGGTGGGATCTGGATCTTCTATAACAGGTGCCTCTCCCATGGTGGTCAGTGGATCCCGAGATTCCGAGTCGCCGATTTCGAGGACTCCCTCCTCCGATGCGCTCGTAGAACCAGAGCCCTACACTCCAGGAGAGCAGGCCCAGAACCTGGAATTCGATCCGGATGCAGGAATACACGAGCATGTGGAGACGCCGGGTGAATATCCGGATCCGGCAGCTAGTGGTCTGAGTGGAATGCGTCCCCTGTCCATGCATATGCAGGGTATCAGTGTATTGCCCCCGGATTCGCCACCCGTGGCCGCAGGAGCAACCGGAAGGCCCAACACGCTTAGCTTACAGATGCCGGGAGTTAGTAAAGGACAGAGTATTCAGGGCGGACGCACTGCAGCACCCACAACggcgccaccaccaccacccgtGCTCAAGTCAGCCTCGACCACTCCGATACTGGATCAGGAG ttgcagcagcagcagcagcagccacaacCACAGCCACTTCCTGCCCAGAATCCCGAACCACCATCCGCTGTGGAACAGCAGCTGCACCGTCCTGTCCTGATCCTGCCGCCCGTGGTGCTGCTGGGCGGCCGGGAGGAGGAGCGATCGGTGCCGCCATCGCCACTAGTCGAGTATCCCGAGGACGATGATGAGTATCTGTTCCGGGGCAGCAGCGATAACATGGGCAGCCGGCTGCACTCCACCCACAGTTCCAGTGCCGGCGATCGTTTCTGTGTGGAG GCCCGCATTAGTCTTGTACATATTACCCTCGAACCGATCAATGCCAGCCGGACGACCAGTTGCCTGATCGAGGAGGTGGCCGAGCCGGATTCACAGCCGGAGATTAAGCCGGTGGCGCAGTCTAAGAAAGTGTCCGAAGCTTGTGCTGAGAGTATTCTCCTCGAGACAGTTGAAAAGTTAGAAACCGAAGACCAAGTGCAGCAGGTAACACAG GTTATACCACAGCTGGGTAAGCTCTACGTGGGCGgcagccagcagcagcagtatgTGCAGCAGTCCTCGCCCATCATCCAGGAGCCACCCACTCCGACTATCTACGGAAACAGCGCGGCCGCTGGTGCTCCGCAATTCCCGCAGCCCGCCCAAAGGCAGGAGAAGCAGCcagcacagcagcagcagcagcagcagcagcccaTCTATGCCAACCA CAACTCCaatcagcaacagcagcagcagcagcggagGAACGTGGCCCGTGGCCTGCAGTATCGAGAATCCGGAGGAATCGAGGCCGGCAGAGCTGGCAAGCAGCCTCCCAATGCCGGCATGCTGTCCATGGACAACTTCCGTTTGCTAAGCGTCCTGGGACGCGGACACTTTGGCAAGGTGATTCTGTCGCAGCTGCGCAGCAACAACCAGTACTACGCCATCAAGGCGCTGAAGAAGGGCGACATCATTGCCCGCGACGAGGTGGAGTCGCTGCTCAGCGAGAAGCGCATTTTCGAGGTGGCCAATGCCATGCGTCATCCCTTCTTAGTCAACTTGTACTCGTGCTTCCAGACTGAG CAACACGTATGCTTTGTAATGGAGTACGCCGCCGGCGGAGATTTGATGATGCACATCCACACGGACGTGTTTCTAGAGCCAAGAGCCGTCTTCTATGCCGCCTGTGTGGTTTTGGGTCTGCAGTATCTACACGAAAACAAAATCATCTATCGAGATCTGAAGCTGGACAACCTGTTGTTGGACACGGATGGCTATGTGAAGATTGCGGACTTTGGGCTGTGCAAAGAGGGCATGGGCTTTGGTGATCGCACGGGCACTTTCTGTGGCACGCCCGAGTTTTTGGCACCCGAAGTGCTCACGGAAACGTCATACACACGAGCTGTGGATTGGTGGGGTCTGGGTGTGCTGATCTTTGAGATGTTGGTTGGTGAG TCCCCATTCCCTGGTGACGACGAGGAAGAGGTATTCGATTCAATTGTCAACGATGAGGTGCGCTATCCGCGCTTCCTCTCACTCGAGGCCATAGCCGTGATGCGTAGG CTACTGCGCAAGAATCCGGAGAGGCGTCTGGGATCCTCGGAACGCGATGCGGAGGATGTTAAGAAGCAGGCATTCTTCCGTTCTATTGTGTGGGATGATCTGCTGCTGCGAAAGGTCAAACCCCCCTTCGTGCCCACCATT AACCATTTGGAGGATGTGTCAAACTTCGACGAGGAGTTCACGTCGGAGAAGGCACAGCTAACGCCGCCGAAGGAGCCGCGCCACCTGTCCGAGGAGGAGCAGGTGCTCTTCCAGGACTTTTCATACACGGCCGAATGGTGTTAG
- the LOC119551744 gene encoding serine/threonine-protein kinase N isoform X12, with product MSRLVKRIRSMINPNSQRDREDSTSISTSEGGSASRKCHSLPRRYSKRSTARRSNSGLWNRLVTNVFGPEDADDFNNDGDSVGGSIFYTDSVNGSNYVISGEGEYIKHPVLYELSHKYGFTENLPESCMSIRLEEIKEAIRREIRKELKIKEGAEKLREVAKDRRSLSDVAVLVKKSKSKLAELKSELQELESQILLTSANTAVNSNGQESITACIDPNGGFVVSGAVGGLGGGNTALDGGAPATANDKVLASLEKQLQIEMKVKTGAENMIQSLGIGCDKKLLAEAHQMLADSKAKIEFLRLRIIKVKQNREQADRLKASRQMMDEHGQTIGGTNSSQPASLETTLEERIEELRHRLRIEAAVVDGAKNVIRTLQTANRAPDKKALQEAHGRLSESSRKLDLLRYSLELRRQELPVDSPAAQLLKTELQIVQQSTSPAPVTYTSLQTGQGGLLGGKPYQSVSSLGRCASVTGKLEVRLLGCQDLLEDVPGRSRRDKDNNSSPGDLRSFVKGVTSRSSSKSYSVKDETSIEIMATIKLDNITVGQTSWKPCSQQAWDQRFSIDLDRSRELEIGVYWRDWRSLCAVKVLRLEEFIDDVRHGMALQLEPQGLLFAEVKFLNPMISQKPKLRRQRMIFNRQQAKNISRAKQMNINVATWGRLLKRNAPNHVHMGSVGSGSSITGASPMVVSGSRDSESPISRTPSSDALVEPEPYTPGEQAQNLEFDPDAGIHEHVETPGEYPDPAASGLSGMRPLSMHMQGISVLPPDSPPVAAGATGRPNTLSLQMPGVSKGQSIQGGRTAAPTTAPPPPPVLKSASTTPILDQEVIPQLGKLYVGGSQQQQYVQQSSPIIQEPPTPTIYGNSAAAGAPQFPQPAQRQEKQPAQQQQQQQQPIYANHNSNQQQQQQQRRNVARGLQYRESGGIEAGRAGKQPPNAGMLSMDNFRLLSVLGRGHFGKVILSQLRSNNQYYAIKALKKGDIIARDEVESLLSEKRIFEVANAMRHPFLVNLYSCFQTEQHVCFVMEYAAGGDLMMHIHTDVFLEPRAVFYAACVVLGLQYLHENKIIYRDLKLDNLLLDTDGYVKIADFGLCKEGMGFGDRTGTFCGTPEFLAPEVLTETSYTRAVDWWGLGVLIFEMLVGESPFPGDDEEEVFDSIVNDEVRYPRFLSLEAIAVMRRLLRKNPERRLGSSERDAEDVKKQAFFRSIVWDDLLLRKVKPPFVPTINHLEDVSNFDEEFTSEKAQLTPPKEPRHLSEEEQVLFQDFSYTAEWC from the exons ATGTCCAGGCTGGTGAAGAGAATCCGCAGCATGATCAATCCAAACAGCCAGCGGGATCGGGAAGACTCCACCTCGATATCCACTTCGGAGGGCGGGAGTGCGAGTAGGAAGTGCCATTCCCTGCCGCGCCGGTACAGTAAACGCTCGACGGCGCGACGATCGAACAGTGGTCTGTGGAACAGACTGGTCACAAATGTCTTTGGTCCTGAAGATGCCGATGATTTTAACAACGATGGTGACAGTGTTGGTGGTTCCATATTCTACACCGATTCGGTTAATGGTTCCAACTATGTGATATCTGGAGAA GGCGAATACATAAAGCATCCCGTTCTGTACGAACTCAGTCACAAATATGGTTTCACAGAGAATTTGCCCGAAAGCTGTATGTCCATACGGCTGGAGGAGATCAAGGAGGCCATTCGGCGGGAGATCCGCAAGGAGCTGAAGATCAAGGAGGGCGCCGAGAAGCTGCGCGAGGTGGCCAAGGACCGGCGGTCCCTCAGCGATGTGGCCGTTCTTGTGAAGAAGAGCAAAAGCAAACTGGCCGAGCTCAAGTCCGAGTTGCAGGAGCTCGAGAGTCAAATCCTCCTGACATCGGCCAACACCGCCGTGAATAGCAATGGACAAG AATCGATAACTGCATGCATCGATCCCAATGGCGGTTTCGTGGTCAGCGGAGCGGTTGGCGGCCTGGGCGGCGGAAACACGGCTCTCGATGGCGGCGCACCGGCCACCGCCAATGACAAAGTGCTCGCCTCGCTGGAGAAGCAACTGCAGATTGAGATGAAGGTGAAGACCGGGGCGGAGAACATGATCCAGTCGCTGGGCATTGGCTGCGACAAGAAGCTGCTGGCGGAAGCCCACCAGATGCTGGCCGATTCGAAGGCCAAGATTGAGTTTTTGCGCCTGCGCATCATCAAGGTGAAACAGAATCGCGAGCAGGCCGATCGCCTGAAGGCCTCCCGCCAGATGATGGACGAGCATGGACAGACGATCGGGGGCACCAACAGCAGTCAGCCAGCGAGCCTGGAGACGACGCTCGAGGAGCGGATCGAGGAGCTGCGTCATCGACTGCGGATCGAGGCAGCCGTCGTGGATGGGGCCAAAAATGTGATCCGCACGCTGCAGACGGCAAATCGGGCACCGGACAAGAAGGCGCTGCAAGAG GCCCATGGACGTTTGTCGGAGTCGTCGCGAAAATTAGATCTCTTGCGCTACTCCCTGGAGCTACGTCGCCAGGAGCTGCCCGTCGATTCGCCCGCCGCCCAGCTATTAAAAACGGAGCTGCAGATCGTCCAGCAATCGACATCCCCCGCTCCCGTCACCTACACGTCACTACAAACCGGCCAGGGAGGATTACTTGGTGGGAAGCCCTACCAGTCGGTGTCCTCGTTGGGACGCTGTGCCAGTGTCACCGGAAAACTAGAGGTTCGCCTACTGGGATGCCAAGATCTGCTAGAAGATGTGCCCGGCAGATCACGAAGGGACAAGGATAACAACTCCAGTCCGGGGGATTTAAGGAGCTTCGTCAAGGGGGTGACCTCGCGCAGCAGTTCGAAGAGCTATTCGGTTAAGGATGAGACCTCCATCGAGATCATGGCAACCATCAAGCTGGACAACATCACTGTGGGCCAGACATCGTGGAAGCCATGTTCGCAGCAGGCCTGGGATCAGCGCTTCTCCATCGATCTAGACCGCTCCCGTGAACTGGAGATTGGAGTTTACTGGCGTGACTGGCGGTCCCTGTGCGCCGTGAAGGTGCTGCGCCTGGAGGAGTTCATTGATGATGTACGACATGGCATGGCACTGCAGCTGGAGCCACAGGGACTACTCTTCGCGGAGGTGAAGTTCTTAAACCCAATGATTTCGCAGAAGCCAAAGCTGCGGCGCCAGCGAATGATCTTCAACAGGCAGCAGGCGAAGAACATCTCGCGGGCCAAGCAAATGAACATCAATGTGGCCACCTGGGGCCGTCTGCTCAAGCGAAATGCTCCAAATCATGTGCACATGGGATCGGTGGGATCTGGATCTTCTATAACAGGTGCCTCTCCCATGGTGGTCAGTGGATCCCGAGATTCCGAGTCGCCGATTTCGAGGACTCCCTCCTCCGATGCGCTCGTAGAACCAGAGCCCTACACTCCAGGAGAGCAGGCCCAGAACCTGGAATTCGATCCGGATGCAGGAATACACGAGCATGTGGAGACGCCGGGTGAATATCCGGATCCGGCAGCTAGTGGTCTGAGTGGAATGCGTCCCCTGTCCATGCATATGCAGGGTATCAGTGTATTGCCCCCGGATTCGCCACCCGTGGCCGCAGGAGCAACCGGAAGGCCCAACACGCTTAGCTTACAGATGCCGGGAGTTAGTAAAGGACAGAGTATTCAGGGCGGACGCACTGCAGCACCCACAACggcgccaccaccaccacccgtGCTCAAGTCAGCCTCGACCACTCCGATACTGGATCAGGAG GTTATACCACAGCTGGGTAAGCTCTACGTGGGCGgcagccagcagcagcagtatgTGCAGCAGTCCTCGCCCATCATCCAGGAGCCACCCACTCCGACTATCTACGGAAACAGCGCGGCCGCTGGTGCTCCGCAATTCCCGCAGCCCGCCCAAAGGCAGGAGAAGCAGCcagcacagcagcagcagcagcagcagcagcccaTCTATGCCAACCA CAACTCCaatcagcaacagcagcagcagcagcggagGAACGTGGCCCGTGGCCTGCAGTATCGAGAATCCGGAGGAATCGAGGCCGGCAGAGCTGGCAAGCAGCCTCCCAATGCCGGCATGCTGTCCATGGACAACTTCCGTTTGCTAAGCGTCCTGGGACGCGGACACTTTGGCAAGGTGATTCTGTCGCAGCTGCGCAGCAACAACCAGTACTACGCCATCAAGGCGCTGAAGAAGGGCGACATCATTGCCCGCGACGAGGTGGAGTCGCTGCTCAGCGAGAAGCGCATTTTCGAGGTGGCCAATGCCATGCGTCATCCCTTCTTAGTCAACTTGTACTCGTGCTTCCAGACTGAG CAACACGTATGCTTTGTAATGGAGTACGCCGCCGGCGGAGATTTGATGATGCACATCCACACGGACGTGTTTCTAGAGCCAAGAGCCGTCTTCTATGCCGCCTGTGTGGTTTTGGGTCTGCAGTATCTACACGAAAACAAAATCATCTATCGAGATCTGAAGCTGGACAACCTGTTGTTGGACACGGATGGCTATGTGAAGATTGCGGACTTTGGGCTGTGCAAAGAGGGCATGGGCTTTGGTGATCGCACGGGCACTTTCTGTGGCACGCCCGAGTTTTTGGCACCCGAAGTGCTCACGGAAACGTCATACACACGAGCTGTGGATTGGTGGGGTCTGGGTGTGCTGATCTTTGAGATGTTGGTTGGTGAG TCCCCATTCCCTGGTGACGACGAGGAAGAGGTATTCGATTCAATTGTCAACGATGAGGTGCGCTATCCGCGCTTCCTCTCACTCGAGGCCATAGCCGTGATGCGTAGG CTACTGCGCAAGAATCCGGAGAGGCGTCTGGGATCCTCGGAACGCGATGCGGAGGATGTTAAGAAGCAGGCATTCTTCCGTTCTATTGTGTGGGATGATCTGCTGCTGCGAAAGGTCAAACCCCCCTTCGTGCCCACCATT AACCATTTGGAGGATGTGTCAAACTTCGACGAGGAGTTCACGTCGGAGAAGGCACAGCTAACGCCGCCGAAGGAGCCGCGCCACCTGTCCGAGGAGGAGCAGGTGCTCTTCCAGGACTTTTCATACACGGCCGAATGGTGTTAG